The Tatumella ptyseos genome segment ACTGTGGCGCAAACGTAAATCTGTCTCAAGGCCACAACATTAATGCGTTCAGTCTTTGTAATGTACCGACGACAGTTGATAGCCGCTGCAATGTTATTTGGCATTGCTCTGTCTATCAGTATCATAGCTTCTCAGTATACTTGGCAATCGCCCGATGCAATGGTAAAGATCAACGTCACGGATCACGGTCTATCCCTGCCTGATGGTTTTTTCCTTTATCAGCATCTCAGTACAGAGGGAATTACCATTAAATCCATTACCTCTGGAAGCGAT includes the following:
- the mzrA gene encoding EnvZ/OmpR regulon moderator MzrA, with the protein product MRSVFVMYRRQLIAAAMLFGIALSISIIASQYTWQSPDAMVKINVTDHGLSLPDGFFLYQHLSTEGITIKSITSGSDSLIISFNSVEDSHAAEKVLKKILDKGYHVE